In Spirobacillus cienkowskii, a genomic segment contains:
- the coaD gene encoding pantetheine-phosphate adenylyltransferase — protein MQSSVYAGSFDPWTFGHQFVLDSALEVFDKVHVVSAINPAKQSLLKPEVRARVIAHSIDPFIDWWSLDPPFRVGEKVIVTSQEGLVADYAKENNISHLIRGLRSTSDFEAEFNLYFSNQAINPSLQTWAVLCPHHLLHCSSTYVKTVVGKPHVKDVGAKFVAQSLMLNWVRVIGQIFDLIQVCSEHRFDVDATNLSDDDLSESLQLLYSNLACRILRISRSILVKTSKYVDNFLRQNGSRLREEVKVKKTYPKNEINTLWAILAYCIEEDAIFPDGIDSGVSYLLSLSKKLGKTSTKIFNQEEVESAYKNLKK, from the coding sequence ATGCAATCTTCCGTTTACGCAGGTTCTTTTGACCCATGGACATTTGGTCATCAGTTTGTTTTAGATTCCGCTTTAGAAGTGTTTGATAAAGTGCATGTTGTTTCTGCTATCAACCCAGCAAAACAAAGCCTTCTTAAACCCGAAGTCAGGGCGAGGGTTATTGCGCATTCAATCGATCCCTTTATTGATTGGTGGTCGCTCGATCCTCCATTTCGAGTTGGCGAAAAAGTGATTGTGACATCACAAGAAGGCTTGGTTGCCGACTATGCTAAAGAAAATAATATTAGCCATTTGATTCGAGGGCTACGTTCTACCTCCGATTTTGAAGCAGAATTTAATCTTTATTTCTCAAACCAAGCTATTAATCCTAGTTTGCAAACCTGGGCTGTTTTATGTCCACACCATTTGTTACATTGTTCATCAACATATGTAAAAACTGTTGTCGGCAAACCGCATGTTAAAGATGTTGGTGCAAAATTTGTTGCGCAATCATTAATGTTAAACTGGGTTCGAGTTATTGGACAAATTTTTGATTTGATCCAAGTTTGTTCTGAGCATCGTTTTGATGTCGATGCCACAAATTTATCAGATGACGATTTATCAGAAAGTCTACAACTTTTATATTCTAATTTAGCTTGTCGTATTTTACGTATTTCACGTTCAATTCTTGTAAAAACTTCTAAATATGTTGATAACTTTTTAAGACAAAATGGTTCTAGACTTCGAGAAGAAGTCAAAGTAAAAAAAACTTATCCTAAAAATGAAATCAATACGCTTTGGGCAATTTTAGCGTATTGCATCGAAGAAGACGCCATTTTTCCCGATGGCATAGACTCTGGAGTTTCTTATTTACTCTCGTTATCAAAAAAACTTGGCAAAACGTCTACAAAAATTTTCAATCAAGAAGAAGTAGAAAGTGCATACAAAAATTTAAAAAAATAA